The genomic interval GGCGCGCTGCAGCTCATCGCGCAGGGTCCGGAAGGCCTCGTTGACTTCCATCGCCTTGGCAAGCCGCAGGCGGCGCTCGCCCGGCGACGCCCTTACATGGCGGTCGGGGTGCAGGGCCCGCTGCAGCTGCCGGTAGCGCCCCTCGAGCTCGTCCGTGGCGATGTCGTAGCGACGAGGCAGGCCCAGCGCAGCGAAGGGGTCCATCGAACGCGGCGAGCTAGATGCCAAAGGATTCCCCACAACCGCAGCCGCTCTTCTCGTTGGGGTTGCGGAACTTGAAACCGTGCTGCATCAGCTGGAACTGGTAATCCAGCACGGCGCCGCGCAGGTACACCAGGCTCTTCGGGTCGATCACGACTTTCAAGCCATCAAAATCGTACTGGTTGTCTCGTACGCGCAGCTTGTCTGCAAACTCGATCGCGTACGCCACGCCGGAACAACCGCCACCGCGCACACCCAAGCGCAGAGCCGCAGCCGGTGTACCCCGCTTTTTCAGCGCCTTTTTCGCCATTTCGATCGCCTTGGGGGTCAAGCGCACCACACTATCCGGCGTCAGCTCCGCAGAGGTGCCATGGGTCGGCATCATCGGTTCGTATCCGGGGCCCGCTTCGTCCTGCTGTCTCTGGCGTTTGCGTGCGGTAATCATCTGACGTTTGTCTTGCGCTTCGACGACCGTGATGGCCCTCCTATTCGGCGGCCTTCTTCAGGGTCTCGCCGCGGCCCTCTTGCTTGCGCCGGAAGTCCGCGATGGCGCTC from Pseudomonadota bacterium carries:
- a CDS encoding iron-sulfur cluster assembly accessory protein, producing MITARKRQRQQDEAGPGYEPMMPTHGTSAELTPDSVVRLTPKAIEMAKKALKKRGTPAAALRLGVRGGGCSGVAYAIEFADKLRVRDNQYDFDGLKVVIDPKSLVYLRGAVLDYQFQLMQHGFKFRNPNEKSGCGCGESFGI